One segment of Amycolatopsis alba DSM 44262 DNA contains the following:
- a CDS encoding Scr1 family TA system antitoxin-like transcriptional regulator produces MDTVDTAALRATVLDRCRAEEEAVTIRSVSGFNLPEQLMIPAFAQLVWECRASYLPAFAAIGAALLPRRRAVLDRPSPARAVFVMGEEAVCRLERGQPDPEIAAAQLRALQDRAGAPHVSVVIHPRAAPALPFPAGRFVITTDIGGRHTAYEEAAPEPSGLLITSAPRRVQVYQDIFDRLCADSLDESGSQARIEEALRRRHRAVTTVPDTR; encoded by the coding sequence GTGGACACTGTGGACACTGCCGCTCTTCGTGCCACCGTGTTGGATCGCTGCCGTGCGGAAGAGGAGGCGGTGACGATCCGGTCTGTCAGCGGGTTCAATCTTCCGGAGCAGCTGATGATCCCGGCGTTCGCGCAGCTGGTGTGGGAATGCCGTGCCAGTTACCTGCCGGCGTTCGCGGCGATAGGCGCGGCCCTGCTGCCGCGGCGCCGGGCGGTGCTGGATCGCCCGTCGCCGGCCCGCGCGGTTTTCGTGATGGGAGAGGAGGCGGTGTGCCGGCTCGAGCGCGGACAGCCCGATCCGGAGATCGCGGCCGCGCAGCTCAGGGCTCTTCAGGATCGTGCTGGTGCACCGCACGTCAGTGTCGTGATCCATCCTCGGGCCGCGCCCGCGCTTCCCTTCCCGGCGGGCCGTTTCGTGATCACCACCGATATCGGCGGCCGACACACCGCGTACGAGGAAGCGGCGCCGGAGCCGAGCGGACTGCTGATCACCAGCGCCCCGCGGCGCGTCCAGGTCTACCAGGACATCTTCGACCGGTTGTGCGCTGACAGCCTGGATGAGAGCGGCAGCCAGGCCCGGATCGAGGAGGCACTGCGACGACGTCACCGCGCGGTGACCACGGTGCCGGATACCCGCTGA
- a CDS encoding polyprenyl synthetase family protein, whose amino-acid sequence MNLVECQEMAAGKTAALLNAACGLGALLGGGTPAQVQCLHQSGEHLGMAFQLVDDLLGIWADPAVTGKPVGADLAVRRKSLPVVAALDSATDAGEELAALYRLDRPLSAKEIARATDLVEQAGGRSWAQQRAEYHLDQALRSLRQADPAPVGATALSTLAGTLAHRVR is encoded by the coding sequence GTGAATCTGGTCGAGTGCCAGGAGATGGCCGCCGGCAAGACAGCGGCCCTGCTCAACGCCGCCTGTGGTTTGGGAGCATTGCTCGGCGGGGGCACCCCCGCTCAGGTCCAGTGCCTGCATCAGTCGGGGGAACACCTGGGGATGGCCTTCCAACTGGTCGATGACTTGCTCGGGATCTGGGCGGATCCGGCTGTGACCGGCAAGCCTGTCGGTGCGGATTTGGCCGTGCGTAGGAAGTCCCTGCCGGTGGTGGCGGCATTGGACTCCGCCACCGACGCCGGCGAAGAGCTGGCCGCGCTGTATCGGCTCGACCGTCCCCTGTCTGCCAAGGAGATTGCACGCGCCACCGATCTGGTCGAACAGGCCGGCGGGCGATCATGGGCCCAACAACGGGCCGAATACCACCTGGACCAGGCACTGCGATCACTGCGCCAGGCCGATCCGGCCCCGGTCGGGGCTACGGCGTTGTCCACATTGGCCGGGACTCTGGCCCACCGCGTTCGATGA
- a CDS encoding polyprenyl synthetase family protein, which yields MIRSALTLLSAHALSAAVAVELVHNFSLLHDDIMDGDRLRRHHPTAWTVFGIPAALLAGDALLALALQVVSDDHRPGDALGIQILAAALGRLMDGQNATPISPIATG from the coding sequence ATGATCCGCTCCGCTCTTACCCTGCTGTCCGCCCACGCGCTATCGGCGGCGGTGGCGGTGGAACTGGTGCACAACTTCTCGCTACTGCACGACGACATCATGGACGGCGACCGTCTGCGTCGGCATCATCCCACTGCCTGGACGGTGTTCGGCATTCCCGCCGCGCTTCTCGCGGGGGACGCGCTGCTGGCTCTAGCTCTGCAAGTAGTGTCCGACGACCACCGCCCCGGTGATGCCCTGGGCATCCAAATACTGGCCGCGGCACTGGGACGGTTGATGGACGGCCAGAACGCGACACCGATTTCCCCCATCGCGACCGGGTGA
- a CDS encoding hydroxymethylglutaryl-CoA synthase codes for MLVSAEPALLRIDEPSGLFTSDVMDFWRPNYRTTAIVDGKLSLEAYLRAVEGTWKDYTEQGGRALSEIAAFCYHQPFTRMAHKAHRHLLSCYGQTTERQSVDEAVGRTTAYNSEIGNSYTASMYIGLAALLESPGDLTERSIGFLSYGSGSVAEFFTGTVTSGYSEHLRTDEHRHAVARRTPIGYDTYRELREYVLPSCGEDHVSPRQTSGPYRLDALRCHKRLY; via the coding sequence ATGCTGGTCTCCGCGGAGCCCGCCCTGCTCCGGATCGACGAGCCATCCGGCCTGTTCACCAGCGACGTGATGGACTTCTGGAGGCCGAACTATCGCACCACCGCCATCGTCGACGGAAAGTTGTCCCTCGAAGCCTACCTCCGCGCGGTGGAAGGGACCTGGAAGGACTACACCGAGCAGGGCGGCCGTGCGCTCAGCGAGATCGCCGCGTTCTGTTATCACCAGCCTTTCACGAGAATGGCCCACAAGGCGCACCGGCATCTCCTGAGTTGTTACGGACAGACGACCGAGCGGCAGAGCGTCGACGAGGCCGTCGGGCGCACTACGGCCTACAACTCCGAGATCGGAAACAGCTACACAGCTTCCATGTATATCGGACTGGCCGCACTACTCGAAAGCCCCGGCGATCTGACCGAGCGGTCCATCGGATTCCTCAGCTACGGATCCGGCAGCGTCGCCGAATTCTTCACCGGAACCGTCACTTCGGGCTACAGTGAACACCTCCGGACAGACGAACATCGTCACGCTGTCGCACGGCGTACGCCCATCGGCTACGACACCTACCGCGAATTGCGCGAGTACGTACTGCCATCCTGCGGAGAGGACCACGTCTCACCGAGGCAAACCTCCGGACCCTATCGTCTCGATGCGCTCAGGTGTCACAAACGCCTATACTAG